In Legionella cincinnatiensis, the DNA window ATTAAATCCTCTTAAAAGCACGGCGCCATATTGAGCCATATCCTGAATAATTTGACTGGAATAAGATTGTAGAAATTGCTGCAAAAATTCGAGATCAACTGCTTTGTCTGCCTCGATAACCAACGGCATTTGTTGTTCTTCAGATAAAATAAGTCGCTCATCTTTACGAAGAAAACGCGTGATAACACCTTGATATTCCTTGTGCATGCCTAAGCTTCTCTAACGAATTAAGATATGAAAACTATAGCATAAAGAGCAGACTTATTTGAGCGTTTTACAGAGTACCCGCTTTAACTTTTGCTGGTGGAACTACAATAGCAAAAGGTTCAATAGAGCTACCATCAATGGTTTTGCTTAGCAACTTAACTTGTATTAAAACCTCAGTAGTGTGGCTGTCTTCGGAACATTTGATGTCATACAATTCGCGTTTACAATTTGCAACCTGATGCACTGTATCTACGGAGCTGCTGTCTTTATCAATCACTTTTTGATTTTTTAGATCGAAAACAGTTAATTCTAAGTGACTGAGTTTCCACTCGTATCCATCAGGAGTATATCCTACTCGTCGCTCATGTACTAAAGTAACTTTTTCTCCTTTTTTAAGTACAGTACGGTACTCCCACACCGGGTTTTCTACAGTGAGTTCATTTTCTACAATATTGTTTCTTTGTTGAAACGCCTTTTCCATATTGAGATAACCCCAGCCGTAAGTTCTATTCCAGGCTGAGCCCATGATTTTAGAGTGTTTGGAGTCAGCACTTCCTGCATCAGTCCAAGTATCGGCACTATTGATAAGTAATGCCTTAATTGCCATAGGATCCTGAATTCCTGCATCTTGTAACAATAGGGCAGCAGCACCTACATGTGGCGCCGCAGAGCTAGTTCCCCCCATGAGACGATAACCATCTTTATAATTCATCGTATTGGAATAAATAAAACCATAAACTTTCGGATCAGGAGCACAAGTCATTGTATCATGACCAGGGGCAGTTAAATCAGGTTTCCGCCTACCAAAAGGGGTAGGGCCTCGACTACTTGTATTTCTAATGTGGTGTTTTTTTCTGTCGGCAGTTTTAACCACGGCATCATTTTCTAGGACAAGTGTATTCATATTCGCTATAGTCAACCCATTATAGTTGTCACCAGGAACAGTTAGTGTCGACGCATAAGGTAATTGGTGTGTTGCTTCTATATATCCAGCATTTCCGGCTGATTTTACCCAGAGGATTTTTTTTGTATTTACGACATAGTCAATGACTTTTGCAAGCCCACTCCACTCAGGACAAGAAGGGCAATTTAAATCCAATTTGCCGTTTCCCATGCTGTAATTAATGAGGGTAGGTTTCACTTCAGAACGGTTTAACATCCAATCTAATGTTTCCATCGTGAGTAAAATACTGGCTGGATCTGCTGTTTCTTCTCCTGCTAATCCAGAAATAATAGTCGATGCTCCATAAGCTATACCTTTGTATTTTTCATGGCTACTCGCATAAATACAAGCTACACCTGTGGCATGGGGTTCTTTTACACCGTTAATATGATTGGAATATCCTGAGCCTACATCTTGGCGGACAATTAACCTTTTGTTGGATAAAGCAGGATGTAAGGGATCTACTCCTGTATCGATAATACCAATAATTCCTTTTTGTCCTGTATAGCCATGAGCCCACCAATTATCTACATTAGGATAAAAAGAAGAGGGTGCTAGTTTTAAAGCTTGTGTTGTAATATCTAATTCAGTTTCGGCTGCTTTATGTGAAGAGATTTGCGCGGCGGCATCAAAATTAGCAATTTGCTCGACCAAATTACTATCCCTGGGAAGTTGTATTGCCACAGCAGGCATGAAACCTAAATCTTGTACTCGTACTCCCTGAATTTTTTTAATTTTCTCAATAAAAGATTCTTTTTCTGAAGGATTATGGAAAAAAACGAGGAGTGATAAAGGAGTGTGATTTACTTCTAATCTTTTCGAGTGTTTTACAGTATTGAGAACATCAATATCAATGATTGCTTTTGCAAAAAGAATAGGGTTTACGGCTAATAAAAAGATTGCTCCATAAAATCTTCTAGGTATGTACCGCATCCAGAGTCTCATTTTGAATTCTCACTTGTGAATTTCTTATTGATTTAGATGTAAATAATCCATATTAAATTAAGTACTTGCAAGTGAAAAGCTATTCGTTGCATTTTAAACTTTATAAATCGAGATCCCGCGAACAAGTAGAGGACGTCGGAATAAGGATAGATGGCAGTAGGGCCTAGGACATGCCAA includes these proteins:
- a CDS encoding S8 family serine peptidase, with translation MRYIPRRFYGAIFLLAVNPILFAKAIIDIDVLNTVKHSKRLEVNHTPLSLLVFFHNPSEKESFIEKIKKIQGVRVQDLGFMPAVAIQLPRDSNLVEQIANFDAAAQISSHKAAETELDITTQALKLAPSSFYPNVDNWWAHGYTGQKGIIGIIDTGVDPLHPALSNKRLIVRQDVGSGYSNHINGVKEPHATGVACIYASSHEKYKGIAYGASTIISGLAGEETADPASILLTMETLDWMLNRSEVKPTLINYSMGNGKLDLNCPSCPEWSGLAKVIDYVVNTKKILWVKSAGNAGYIEATHQLPYASTLTVPGDNYNGLTIANMNTLVLENDAVVKTADRKKHHIRNTSSRGPTPFGRRKPDLTAPGHDTMTCAPDPKVYGFIYSNTMNYKDGYRLMGGTSSAAPHVGAAALLLQDAGIQDPMAIKALLINSADTWTDAGSADSKHSKIMGSAWNRTYGWGYLNMEKAFQQRNNIVENELTVENPVWEYRTVLKKGEKVTLVHERRVGYTPDGYEWKLSHLELTVFDLKNQKVIDKDSSSVDTVHQVANCKRELYDIKCSEDSHTTEVLIQVKLLSKTIDGSSIEPFAIVVPPAKVKAGTL